In a genomic window of Trachemys scripta elegans isolate TJP31775 chromosome 12, CAS_Tse_1.0, whole genome shotgun sequence:
- the PARP2 gene encoding poly [ADP-ribose] polymerase 2 isoform X4, with translation MHRASYANDPAPPANECRRAASPVCVSHSTMRAYLLGAGLRLLHARDRPGQGTGLMQMSDMQMRMGCARVRFPERCLERGRVGAAAPRMRRKQRATEAGGAGLALELRWEWQDSGGTWHRFVPEQSEVLTQAARAGKPSVAVGSRVDLRRMVQRDGQTGQDRCVAAAVQDQDSYFVWCWQGDEEGQWLPYPADTCLALERARRGDGGPSLEVTFSRTRYTLDTAQMTQTNIRTGYQRRMERRESDAVDDDGGSEPSSVPGSSSPQGPPAPKRPRDGGASPNPGARGESTEVIKTLIVKGKAPVDPECLAKLGKAHVYCEGDDVYDVMLNQTNLQFNNNKFYVLQLLEDDGPQSYSVWTRWGRVGRPGQHALVSCAGDLAQAKEIFTKKFLDKTKNHWAERCNFQKVPGKYDLLHMDSRPPAAELSCAGASQPKPASRLDPRVQALLGLICDLQAMEEMVLEMKYDTKKAPLGKLTVEQIRAGFQSLQKVEAVLRAGDTGRALLEACNEFYTRVPHDFGLRTPPLIRTWQELQEKVQLLEALGEIQIAIKLAHLELHGQEHPLDRSYRTLGCELQPLERDSAHFQVLERYLLSTHAPTHRDYSMELLEAFTLRRAGEPPFRTSLSNRTLLWHGSRLGNWVGILSQGLRVAPPEAPVTGYMFGKGIYFADMSSKSANYCFASHQRDVGLLLLCEVALGECQELLEANAEAGKLPPGKHSTKGLGKLAPAPTNSIMLDGAAVPLGPAVETGVTNPHGYTLNYNEFVVYDPGQVRMRYLLQVRFSFVPLW, from the exons ATGCACCGCGCCAGCTATGCAAATGACCCTGCTCCGCCCGCCAATGAGTGTCGCCGGGCGGCGAGCCCCGTGTGTGTCTCACATAGTACCATGCGCGCCTACCTGCTAGGGGCGGGGCTCCGGCTCCTCCACGCCCGCGACCGGCCAGGGCAGGGGACGGGGCTAATGCAAATGAGCGATATGCAAATGAGGATGGGCTGCGCGAGAGTTCGGTTCCCGGAACGTTGCCTGGAGCGTGGGCGGGTGGGAGCCGCCGCTCCCAG GATGAGGCGGAAGCAGAGGGCAACCGAGGCAGGGGGCGCGGGCCTGGCACTGGAGCTGCGCTGGGAGTGGCAGGACTCCGGCGGCACCTGGCATCGCTTTGTGCCTGAGCAGAGCGAGGTGCTGACACAGGCAGCCAG GGCAGGGAAGCCCAGCGTGGCTGTGGGTTCCCGCGTGGACCTGCGGCGGATGGTGCAGCGGGATGGACAGACGGGGCAGGACAGATGTGTGGCAGCCGCTGTCCAGGACCAGGACTCCT ATTTCGTGTGGTGCTGGCAGGGGGACGAAGAGGGGCAGTGGCTGCCCTACCCTGCTGATACCTGCCTGGCGCTGGAGCGAGCGCGGCGCGGCGACGGGGGGCCCAGCCTAGAGGTGACGTTCAGTCGGACCCGCTACACATTGGACACGGCACAGATGACCCAGACCAACATCAGAACTGGGTACCAGCGCCGGATGGAGCGGAGGGAGTCAG ACGCTGTGGATGATGATGGGGGATCTGAGCCCAGCTCCGTCCCTGGCTCCTCGTCCCCCCAAGGGCCCCCAGCGCCGAAGAGACCCCGGGATGGGGGGGCCAGCCCCAACCCCGGAGCCAGGGGAGAGAGCACAG aggtcATCAAGACCCTGATTGTGAAGGGGAAGGCGCCGGTGGATCCCGAGTGCTTGGCTAAACTGGGGAAG GCCCACGTTTACTGTGAAGGGGACGACGTCTACGACGTGATGCTCAACCAG ACCAACCTCCAGTTCAACAACAACAAGTTCTACGTCCTACAGCTGCTGGAGGACGATGGGCCGCAGAGCTACAGCGTCTGGACGCGCTGGGGGCGcg TGGGGCGGCCAGGCCAGCACGCGCTGGTGTCCTGCGCTGGGGACCTTGCCCAGGCCAAGGAGATCTTCACTAAGAA GTTCTTAGACAAGACCAAAAACCACTGGGCCGAGCGGTGCAACTTCCAGAAAGTGCCTGGCAAGTACGACCTGCTGCACATGGACAGCCGGCCCCCC gccGCAGAGCTGAGCTGCGCGGGGGCCTCCCAGCCCAAACCAGCCTCACGACTGGACCCCCGAGTGCAAGCGCTGCTGGGGCTGATCTGCGACCTGCAGGCCATGGAGGAGATGGTGCTGGAAATGAAGTATGACACCAAGAAGGCTCCTCTCG GGAAGCTGACGGTGGAGCAGATCCGTGCTGGGTTCCAGTCACTGCAGAAGGTGGAGGCGGTTCTGCGGGCCGGGGACACTGGACGGGCCCTGCTGGAAGCCTGCAACGAGTTCTACACCCGTGTGCCCCATGACTTTGG gcttCGGACACCCCCATTGATCCGGACGTGGCAGGAGCTTCAAGAGAAGGTGCAGCTGCTGGAG gccctCGGTGAGATCCAGATCGCCATCAAGCTGGCACACTTGGAGCTGCATGGCCAGGAGCACCCGCTGGACCGAAGCTACCGCACGCTGGGCTGTGAGCTCCAACCCCTGGAGCGGGACTCTGCCCACTTCCAG GTGCTGGAGCGGTACCTGCTCTCCACCCATGCGCCCACCCACCGTGACTACTCCATGGAGCTGCTGGAGGCTTTCACCCTGCGCCGGGCCGGCGAGCCTCCCTTCCGCACCAGCCTGTCCAACcg GACGTTGCTGTGGCATGGCTCCCGGCTGGGCAACTGGGTGGGGATCCTGAGCCAGGGGCTGCGAGTGGCACCCCCTGAGGCCCCCGTCACCGGCTACATG TTTGGGAAGGGCATTTACTTCGCAGACATGTCGTCCAAGAGCGCCAATTACTGCTTCGCCTCACACCAGCGCGACGtgggcctgctgctgctgtgcgAG GTGGCCCTGGGTGAgtgccaggagctgctggaggcaaATGCCGAGGCCGGGAAGCTGCCGCCCGGGAAGCACAGCACCAAGGGGCTGGGGAAGCTGGCACCCGCCCCCACCAATAGCATCATGCT GGATGGGGCTGCAGTGCCACTGGGCCCAGCTGTGGAGACGGGCGTGACGAACCCCCACGGCTACACCCTCAACTACAACGAGTTCGTCGTCTATGACCCGGGCCAGGTGCGGATGCGCTACCTGCTCCAAGTGCGCTTCAGCTTCGTCCCGCTGTGGTGA
- the PARP2 gene encoding poly [ADP-ribose] polymerase 2 isoform X11 encodes MVQRDGQTGQDRCVAAAVQDQDSYFVWCWQGDEEGQWLPYPADTCLALERARRGDGGPSLEVTFSRTRYTLDTAQMTQTNIRTGYQRRMERRESDAVDDDGGSEPSSVPGSSSPQGPPAPKRPRDGGASPNPGARGESTEVIKTLIVKGKAPVDPECLAKLGKAHVYCEGDDVYDVMLNQTNLQFNNNKFYVLQLLEDDGPQSYSVWTRWGRVGRPGQHALVSCAGDLAQAKEIFTKKFLDKTKNHWAERCNFQKVPGKYDLLHMDSRPPAAELSCAGASQPKPASRLDPRVQALLGLICDLQAMEEMVLEMKYDTKKAPLGKLTVEQIRAGFQSLQKVEAVLRAGDTGRALLEACNEFYTRVPHDFGLRTPPLIRTWQELQEKVQLLEVSGGRWEICPSISLSVHPPLTPPTPQALGEIQIAIKLAHLELHGQEHPLDRSYRTLGCELQPLERDSAHFQVLERYLLSTHAPTHRDYSMELLEAFTLRRAGEPPFRTSLSNRTLLWHGSRLGNWVGILSQGLRVAPPEAPVTGYMFGKGIYFADMSSKSANYCFASHQRDVGLLLLCEVALGECQELLEANAEAGKLPPGKHSTKGLGKLAPAPTNSIMLDGAAVPLGPAVETGVTNPHGYTLNYNEFVVYDPGQVRMRYLLQVRFSFVPLW; translated from the exons ATGGTGCAGCGGGATGGACAGACGGGGCAGGACAGATGTGTGGCAGCCGCTGTCCAGGACCAGGACTCCT ATTTCGTGTGGTGCTGGCAGGGGGACGAAGAGGGGCAGTGGCTGCCCTACCCTGCTGATACCTGCCTGGCGCTGGAGCGAGCGCGGCGCGGCGACGGGGGGCCCAGCCTAGAGGTGACGTTCAGTCGGACCCGCTACACATTGGACACGGCACAGATGACCCAGACCAACATCAGAACTGGGTACCAGCGCCGGATGGAGCGGAGGGAGTCAG ACGCTGTGGATGATGATGGGGGATCTGAGCCCAGCTCCGTCCCTGGCTCCTCGTCCCCCCAAGGGCCCCCAGCGCCGAAGAGACCCCGGGATGGGGGGGCCAGCCCCAACCCCGGAGCCAGGGGAGAGAGCACAG aggtcATCAAGACCCTGATTGTGAAGGGGAAGGCGCCGGTGGATCCCGAGTGCTTGGCTAAACTGGGGAAG GCCCACGTTTACTGTGAAGGGGACGACGTCTACGACGTGATGCTCAACCAG ACCAACCTCCAGTTCAACAACAACAAGTTCTACGTCCTACAGCTGCTGGAGGACGATGGGCCGCAGAGCTACAGCGTCTGGACGCGCTGGGGGCGcg TGGGGCGGCCAGGCCAGCACGCGCTGGTGTCCTGCGCTGGGGACCTTGCCCAGGCCAAGGAGATCTTCACTAAGAA GTTCTTAGACAAGACCAAAAACCACTGGGCCGAGCGGTGCAACTTCCAGAAAGTGCCTGGCAAGTACGACCTGCTGCACATGGACAGCCGGCCCCCC gccGCAGAGCTGAGCTGCGCGGGGGCCTCCCAGCCCAAACCAGCCTCACGACTGGACCCCCGAGTGCAAGCGCTGCTGGGGCTGATCTGCGACCTGCAGGCCATGGAGGAGATGGTGCTGGAAATGAAGTATGACACCAAGAAGGCTCCTCTCG GGAAGCTGACGGTGGAGCAGATCCGTGCTGGGTTCCAGTCACTGCAGAAGGTGGAGGCGGTTCTGCGGGCCGGGGACACTGGACGGGCCCTGCTGGAAGCCTGCAACGAGTTCTACACCCGTGTGCCCCATGACTTTGG gcttCGGACACCCCCATTGATCCGGACGTGGCAGGAGCTTCAAGAGAAGGTGCAGCTGCTGGAGGTGAGCGGGGGGAGGTGGGAAATCTGTCCCTCCATctctctgtctgtccatccccctctgactccccccaccccccaggccctCGGTGAGATCCAGATCGCCATCAAGCTGGCACACTTGGAGCTGCATGGCCAGGAGCACCCGCTGGACCGAAGCTACCGCACGCTGGGCTGTGAGCTCCAACCCCTGGAGCGGGACTCTGCCCACTTCCAG GTGCTGGAGCGGTACCTGCTCTCCACCCATGCGCCCACCCACCGTGACTACTCCATGGAGCTGCTGGAGGCTTTCACCCTGCGCCGGGCCGGCGAGCCTCCCTTCCGCACCAGCCTGTCCAACcg GACGTTGCTGTGGCATGGCTCCCGGCTGGGCAACTGGGTGGGGATCCTGAGCCAGGGGCTGCGAGTGGCACCCCCTGAGGCCCCCGTCACCGGCTACATG TTTGGGAAGGGCATTTACTTCGCAGACATGTCGTCCAAGAGCGCCAATTACTGCTTCGCCTCACACCAGCGCGACGtgggcctgctgctgctgtgcgAG GTGGCCCTGGGTGAgtgccaggagctgctggaggcaaATGCCGAGGCCGGGAAGCTGCCGCCCGGGAAGCACAGCACCAAGGGGCTGGGGAAGCTGGCACCCGCCCCCACCAATAGCATCATGCT GGATGGGGCTGCAGTGCCACTGGGCCCAGCTGTGGAGACGGGCGTGACGAACCCCCACGGCTACACCCTCAACTACAACGAGTTCGTCGTCTATGACCCGGGCCAGGTGCGGATGCGCTACCTGCTCCAAGTGCGCTTCAGCTTCGTCCCGCTGTGGTGA
- the PARP2 gene encoding poly [ADP-ribose] polymerase 2 isoform X8, translating to MHRASYANDPAPPANECRRAASPVCVSHSTMRAYLLGAGLRLLHARDRPGQGTGLMQMSDMQMRMGCARVRFPERCLERGRVGAAAPRMRRKQRATEAGGAGLALELRWEWQDSGGTWHRFVPEQSEVLTQAARAGKPSVAVGSRVDLRRMVQRDGQTGQDRCVAAAVQDQDSYFVWCWQGDEEGQWLPYPADTCLALERARRGDGGPSLEVTFSRTRYTLDTAQMTQTNIRTGYQRRMERRESDAVDDDGGSEPSSVPGSSSPQGPPAPKRPRDGGASPNPGARGESTEVIKTLIVKGKAPVDPECLAKLGKAHVYCEGDDVYDVMLNQTNLQFNNNKFYVLQLLEDDGPQSYSVWTRWGRVGRPGQHALVSCAGDLAQAKEIFTKKFLDKTKNHWAERCNFQKVPGKYDLLHMDSRPPAAELSCAGASQPKPASRLDPRVQALLGLICDLQAMEEMVLEMKYDTKKAPLGKLTVEQIRAGFQSLQKVEAVLRAGDTGRALLEACNEFYTRVPHDFGLRTPPLIRTWQELQEKVQLLEVLERYLLSTHAPTHRDYSMELLEAFTLRRAGEPPFRTSLSNRTLLWHGSRLGNWVGILSQGLRVAPPEAPVTGYMFGKGIYFADMSSKSANYCFASHQRDVGLLLLCEVALGECQELLEANAEAGKLPPGKHSTKGLGKLAPAPTNSIMLDGAAVPLGPAVETGVTNPHGYTLNYNEFVVYDPGQVRMRYLLQVRFSFVPLW from the exons ATGCACCGCGCCAGCTATGCAAATGACCCTGCTCCGCCCGCCAATGAGTGTCGCCGGGCGGCGAGCCCCGTGTGTGTCTCACATAGTACCATGCGCGCCTACCTGCTAGGGGCGGGGCTCCGGCTCCTCCACGCCCGCGACCGGCCAGGGCAGGGGACGGGGCTAATGCAAATGAGCGATATGCAAATGAGGATGGGCTGCGCGAGAGTTCGGTTCCCGGAACGTTGCCTGGAGCGTGGGCGGGTGGGAGCCGCCGCTCCCAG GATGAGGCGGAAGCAGAGGGCAACCGAGGCAGGGGGCGCGGGCCTGGCACTGGAGCTGCGCTGGGAGTGGCAGGACTCCGGCGGCACCTGGCATCGCTTTGTGCCTGAGCAGAGCGAGGTGCTGACACAGGCAGCCAG GGCAGGGAAGCCCAGCGTGGCTGTGGGTTCCCGCGTGGACCTGCGGCGGATGGTGCAGCGGGATGGACAGACGGGGCAGGACAGATGTGTGGCAGCCGCTGTCCAGGACCAGGACTCCT ATTTCGTGTGGTGCTGGCAGGGGGACGAAGAGGGGCAGTGGCTGCCCTACCCTGCTGATACCTGCCTGGCGCTGGAGCGAGCGCGGCGCGGCGACGGGGGGCCCAGCCTAGAGGTGACGTTCAGTCGGACCCGCTACACATTGGACACGGCACAGATGACCCAGACCAACATCAGAACTGGGTACCAGCGCCGGATGGAGCGGAGGGAGTCAG ACGCTGTGGATGATGATGGGGGATCTGAGCCCAGCTCCGTCCCTGGCTCCTCGTCCCCCCAAGGGCCCCCAGCGCCGAAGAGACCCCGGGATGGGGGGGCCAGCCCCAACCCCGGAGCCAGGGGAGAGAGCACAG aggtcATCAAGACCCTGATTGTGAAGGGGAAGGCGCCGGTGGATCCCGAGTGCTTGGCTAAACTGGGGAAG GCCCACGTTTACTGTGAAGGGGACGACGTCTACGACGTGATGCTCAACCAG ACCAACCTCCAGTTCAACAACAACAAGTTCTACGTCCTACAGCTGCTGGAGGACGATGGGCCGCAGAGCTACAGCGTCTGGACGCGCTGGGGGCGcg TGGGGCGGCCAGGCCAGCACGCGCTGGTGTCCTGCGCTGGGGACCTTGCCCAGGCCAAGGAGATCTTCACTAAGAA GTTCTTAGACAAGACCAAAAACCACTGGGCCGAGCGGTGCAACTTCCAGAAAGTGCCTGGCAAGTACGACCTGCTGCACATGGACAGCCGGCCCCCC gccGCAGAGCTGAGCTGCGCGGGGGCCTCCCAGCCCAAACCAGCCTCACGACTGGACCCCCGAGTGCAAGCGCTGCTGGGGCTGATCTGCGACCTGCAGGCCATGGAGGAGATGGTGCTGGAAATGAAGTATGACACCAAGAAGGCTCCTCTCG GGAAGCTGACGGTGGAGCAGATCCGTGCTGGGTTCCAGTCACTGCAGAAGGTGGAGGCGGTTCTGCGGGCCGGGGACACTGGACGGGCCCTGCTGGAAGCCTGCAACGAGTTCTACACCCGTGTGCCCCATGACTTTGG gcttCGGACACCCCCATTGATCCGGACGTGGCAGGAGCTTCAAGAGAAGGTGCAGCTGCTGGAG GTGCTGGAGCGGTACCTGCTCTCCACCCATGCGCCCACCCACCGTGACTACTCCATGGAGCTGCTGGAGGCTTTCACCCTGCGCCGGGCCGGCGAGCCTCCCTTCCGCACCAGCCTGTCCAACcg GACGTTGCTGTGGCATGGCTCCCGGCTGGGCAACTGGGTGGGGATCCTGAGCCAGGGGCTGCGAGTGGCACCCCCTGAGGCCCCCGTCACCGGCTACATG TTTGGGAAGGGCATTTACTTCGCAGACATGTCGTCCAAGAGCGCCAATTACTGCTTCGCCTCACACCAGCGCGACGtgggcctgctgctgctgtgcgAG GTGGCCCTGGGTGAgtgccaggagctgctggaggcaaATGCCGAGGCCGGGAAGCTGCCGCCCGGGAAGCACAGCACCAAGGGGCTGGGGAAGCTGGCACCCGCCCCCACCAATAGCATCATGCT GGATGGGGCTGCAGTGCCACTGGGCCCAGCTGTGGAGACGGGCGTGACGAACCCCCACGGCTACACCCTCAACTACAACGAGTTCGTCGTCTATGACCCGGGCCAGGTGCGGATGCGCTACCTGCTCCAAGTGCGCTTCAGCTTCGTCCCGCTGTGGTGA